In Novosphingobium sp. G106, the sequence CGCGAACCTTGCGGGGTGCTGCGCCGTATCCATCCCCTGCGGCTTCGTTGACGGTATGCCAGTCGGACTTCAGGCAATCGGCCGCCCAGGGGCCGAGCTGACATTGCTGCGCGTCGCGCGTGCGCTCGAGCAAGCCCTTCCCTGGGCTCATGCTCACCCTGTGCTATCCACTTCGTCTTCAGCATAGGCTCCAAAACAGCAATATGAATGTCACGAAGGCTAAGTCGCCAAATCCAATCAGGATTGCTGCGCAATCATTAATCATAAGTGGGATCCGTCGGTGGCCATCAATTGGCCTGCTCCCGACGTTCGAGGAATCATTCGCTTCTCCAGGCAGCGGTAACGCCCGGAGTTCGCGTTCTGCGATTATTTGACATCCCCTCGGTGCAAGATACTATCGATCGGATGGCTTTTGAGCACCCAACGCCTCATGCGGGTAGCGGCACTGCACGCCTGCTTGCCCTAGATCCGCGGGTTTACGCCCGCCGGACCTAGGGCATCGCTGTTGGGCGTGATCGGTTGATCTGCGCCAGGTTTTCATTTTTTCGTGGCCAGCTCCGACCTAGGAGCGCCGATCTCGCGGCTTAGCCAGCTGTCGCAAGCTTCATGCTTCCACGAAAACCGATCAGGGATCATGCACATGAACGTCGAAACCGGCACGTTGAAACCCGGAGAGGCGCGCTGCCCGGCCGAGACTACGCAGGAAATCATCGCGCGCGACAAGGTCGCCGCGCCTGCCTGGGCCGCCAGCGAAAGCTACGAATACCTCGGCAGCGAGGACATCTCGAAGGACCGCTACACCACCGCCGAATTCGCCCAAGGTGAGTTCGACCGGCTGTGGACGCGCACCTGGCAGATGGCTTGCCGCGAGGAGCATATCCCCGACGTCGGCGACTATTACGTCTATGACCTCGGGCCCTACAGCTTCGTCGTCACGCGCAGCGGCGAGGACGAGATCCAGGCCCATTTCAATTCGTGCCTGCACCGCGGCACCAAGCTCAAGCCCTCGGGCACCACGGGCTTCTCGAACAACCTCAAGTGCCCGTTCCACGGCTGGACCTGGAACCTCGACGGCAGCCTCAAGGAAATCCCCGAGAAGTGGGACTTCAGCCATACCCAGGGCAAGAAGATGTGCCTGCCCGAAGCCCGTGTCGAGCGACTGGGCGGCTTCGTCTGGATCAACATGGATCCCGAAGCGCCGAGCCTGGCCGACTACCTGGGCAAGGAAGTCATGGCGCACATGAACGCCTGGAAGCTGGAAGACCGCTACATCTACCTGCACGTCCAGAAAAGCTACCCGGCCAACTGGAAGCTGACGATGGAGGCCTTCATGGAGGCCTATCACGTCGGCGACACGCACCCGCAGGTGGCGCCGGCGAACGGCGACGTGAACTCGCAGTACGACTGGTACGACGAGCATGTTAACCGCTTCATCTCGACGCTCGGCGTGGTCAGCCCTAAGTTATACAACAAGTACAGCGAGCAGGACATCGTCGAGCACTTCACCCTGGGTGACAGCTCGTCGCTGGGCGGCAGCAAGCCGCAGCTCAAGGACGGCGAGCGCGCCCGCCAGGTCATGGCCGACATGTTCCGCGGCATGTTCGAGAGTGCGACCAACACCGATCTCAGCCACGTTTCGGACACCGAACTGCTCGACACCTACAGCTACACGTTCTTCCCGAACCTGTTCCTGTTCCCGGGCATCTCGCTGCCGATGATCTATCGCTTCCGGCCCGATGCGCGCGACCATCGCCGCACGATCTACGAAGTGATGTTCATGCGCCCGTGCCCCAAGGACGGCTCGGTTCCCGAGACCGCCGAGGTCGAGATCCTCGAGGACCACCAGTCCTTCGCCGAGGCAAAGGGCATGGATCCGGTCTTCGGGGTGATCCTCAATCAGGATACTCGAAATCTGCACGCCCAGCAGGAAGGCCTCGAAGCCAGCGCCAAGCCGGGGATCACACTGGGTGACTACCAGGAAATCCGCATCCGCCACTTCCAGAAGGCAATCGACAAGTACATGGCGATGGAGCCCAAGCTCCCCGACTGGCGGACATCACAACGCTGAACGAGGAATGACCCAAGCTAAGCGGGAGGGGCAACGCTTCCGATCGCTCCCGCCCATTCCCGTGAGCGGGAAACGCCTGCAGATCTACTTTCGATCAGCAACGGAACCAATCAGGTCCCGCCAAGCGCCCAGGTCGCGAGGGGAGACGATGCGTCGGCGCGTTCAATACTCAACGCCTCTGGAGACATTACAACGATGCAGATTGGCGCCTGTTCGACCATTCAATCGCAATCGGAAGCCCCCGGAGACGTCGAGATCGTGTGGCGACAGGCCTTTGGCCACATCGAAAGTGCGGGGCGCGGAACGCTCGCCTGAGAAACCACCAGGCTTCAGTCGGGCGATCGCCAGGGTTTGCTTCGATGCTGTCACCGACTCCTCTTGTGCGTCGGCGGCCTGACCGGTCGGGTGCGGGCGATGCTCGGCCTGCGAGCACGATATCCAAAACAGCGACACCGCCATTGCCGCCTCCGGTTCCGCTTCGCTCCACCAATCGCACTGGACCACTCGGGGGGGGCCGATCAT encodes:
- a CDS encoding SRPBCC family protein, whose translation is MNVETGTLKPGEARCPAETTQEIIARDKVAAPAWAASESYEYLGSEDISKDRYTTAEFAQGEFDRLWTRTWQMACREEHIPDVGDYYVYDLGPYSFVVTRSGEDEIQAHFNSCLHRGTKLKPSGTTGFSNNLKCPFHGWTWNLDGSLKEIPEKWDFSHTQGKKMCLPEARVERLGGFVWINMDPEAPSLADYLGKEVMAHMNAWKLEDRYIYLHVQKSYPANWKLTMEAFMEAYHVGDTHPQVAPANGDVNSQYDWYDEHVNRFISTLGVVSPKLYNKYSEQDIVEHFTLGDSSSLGGSKPQLKDGERARQVMADMFRGMFESATNTDLSHVSDTELLDTYSYTFFPNLFLFPGISLPMIYRFRPDARDHRRTIYEVMFMRPCPKDGSVPETAEVEILEDHQSFAEAKGMDPVFGVILNQDTRNLHAQQEGLEASAKPGITLGDYQEIRIRHFQKAIDKYMAMEPKLPDWRTSQR